The Hyphomonas sediminis genome contains a region encoding:
- a CDS encoding fasciclin domain-containing protein, with translation MKTYALAALAALILAQPALADTDSSRSAAAGVALGSARAVATAPAAQKSDALEKASRTGNFKTFLSAIDAAGIEGDLGQLGPYTLFAPTDAAFAKLPAGAMDRLMQPENRDQLIALIRMHVVAGQALTADKMAGQQMTAETLNGPVAIDGTDPSAVWINAVTVEGPGIRGKDGVVLAIDSLLLP, from the coding sequence ATGAAGACCTATGCCCTCGCCGCCCTTGCGGCCCTGATCCTCGCCCAGCCGGCCCTGGCTGATACCGACAGCAGCAGAAGCGCCGCCGCCGGCGTTGCGCTGGGAAGCGCCCGCGCCGTGGCCACAGCCCCTGCAGCGCAGAAGAGCGACGCGCTGGAGAAAGCTTCGCGCACCGGCAATTTCAAGACATTCCTTTCCGCCATCGACGCAGCAGGCATTGAAGGCGATCTTGGCCAGCTTGGCCCCTACACCCTGTTTGCGCCGACCGACGCGGCCTTTGCCAAGCTGCCCGCCGGCGCGATGGACCGCCTGATGCAGCCGGAAAACCGCGACCAGCTGATCGCGCTGATCCGCATGCATGTGGTGGCCGGCCAGGCGCTGACCGCCGACAAGATGGCCGGACAGCAGATGACCGCTGAAACCCTGAACGGCCCCGTGGCAATTGACGGAACAGACCCCTCTGCCGTGTGGATCAATGCCGTGACCGTTGAAGGCCCTGGCATTCGCGGCAAGGACGGCGTGGTGCTGGCCATCGACTCGCTGCTGCTGCCGTAA